A region of bacterium DNA encodes the following proteins:
- the ftsY gene encoding signal recognition particle-docking protein FtsY produces MGLFDKVKQAFKKTREVLGDKIAAVFSSGRKLDAQLLAELEDVLLASDVGVETTGELLAGLKEAGREDGGKTAPDVLLRQQIVRLLEQAEGSAPPMQSPHVMLVVGVNGTGKTTTIGKLAHFYKNQGKSVVLAAADTFRAAAIEQLQIWGERSGVKVIAGSMNADSAAVAFDALDAALSRSADVLLIDTAGRLHNKVNLMKELEKVSRVLKKKVPTAPHEVLLVLDATTGQNGLNQALEFTRVAPVTGLVLTKIDGTAKGGVILSISKRLGIPIRYVGFGEGMEDLAPFSAEKFAEGLLGDFAQTAAGQ; encoded by the coding sequence ATGGGCCTTTTCGATAAAGTAAAGCAAGCTTTCAAGAAAACCCGGGAAGTGCTGGGCGATAAGATCGCCGCGGTCTTCAGTTCGGGGCGGAAGCTTGATGCGCAGTTGCTGGCGGAACTTGAGGATGTGCTGCTGGCCTCGGATGTCGGCGTGGAAACGACCGGCGAACTGCTGGCCGGGCTGAAAGAGGCGGGGCGCGAAGATGGCGGCAAGACGGCCCCGGACGTGCTGCTTCGGCAGCAAATTGTCCGCCTGCTGGAGCAGGCGGAAGGCAGCGCTCCTCCCATGCAGTCTCCGCATGTCATGCTGGTGGTGGGCGTCAACGGCACCGGCAAGACCACGACAATCGGTAAGTTGGCCCATTTCTACAAGAATCAGGGCAAATCCGTAGTGCTGGCGGCGGCGGATACCTTCCGCGCCGCGGCGATTGAACAGCTTCAGATCTGGGGAGAGCGGTCCGGGGTTAAGGTGATCGCAGGTTCGATGAATGCCGACTCGGCGGCGGTGGCTTTCGATGCGCTGGACGCGGCTTTGAGCCGCAGCGCGGATGTGTTGCTGATCGATACCGCTGGACGCCTGCATAACAAAGTTAACCTCATGAAGGAACTGGAAAAGGTTTCCCGCGTCTTAAAGAAGAAAGTACCGACAGCACCGCACGAAGTACTTCTTGTTTTGGATGCCACAACGGGACAGAATGGCTTGAATCAAGCTCTGGAATTCACGCGTGTGGCTCCAGTGACCGGGTTAGTGCTTACTAAGATCGATGGCACCGCCAAGGGAGGTGTCATTCTCTCTATTTCCAAACGGCTGGGAATTCCGATCCGCTATGTGGGATTTGGTGAAGGGATGGAAGATCTGGCGCCGTTCAGTGCAGAGAAATTCGCCGAAGGCCTACTGGGTGATTTTGCGCAAACTGCGGCGGGCCAGTGA
- the murA gene encoding UDP-N-acetylglucosamine 1-carboxyvinyltransferase — protein MDKLVIQGGQPLEGEIRISGSKNATLPLLAATLLAPGKYRFTNVPRLADVRTMSHLLRILGAQVDEKEHELVIDTAYARYNEAPYELVKTMRASFYVLGPLVARHKEARVSMPGGCAWGPRPVDLHIKGLEALGAITDLEEGFVVARAEKLRGATFEFPISSVGATGNVLMASVLASGRTVLKNCAVEPEISQLAKFLTRMGADIDGIGTREMVIKGVTELHPVDAEMIPDRIETGTYLCAVGMAGGRVKLDHCEPRHVECPLERAKDMGLHIESDGDSVTVERRSSKLIPIDLTTEPYPGFPTDLQAPFMAMASLADGTSRITDTVYRDRFTHVAELARLGAKISMQENTAEISGIAELKGAPVMSTDLRASVCLVLAGLAARGTTEVKRIYHLDRGYEKIEEKLSKVGARISREEGEL, from the coding sequence TTGGATAAATTGGTAATTCAGGGCGGCCAACCGCTCGAAGGCGAAATCCGCATTTCCGGCTCGAAGAATGCCACGCTGCCGCTTCTTGCCGCGACGCTGCTTGCCCCGGGCAAGTACCGCTTTACAAATGTGCCGCGTCTGGCGGACGTGCGTACCATGTCCCATCTGTTGCGCATTCTGGGCGCGCAAGTGGATGAAAAAGAGCATGAGCTGGTGATTGACACCGCGTACGCTCGCTACAACGAAGCTCCCTACGAGCTGGTGAAGACCATGCGTGCGAGCTTTTATGTGCTCGGCCCATTGGTGGCGCGGCACAAGGAAGCCCGGGTATCGATGCCCGGCGGCTGCGCGTGGGGGCCGCGCCCGGTGGATCTGCACATCAAAGGGCTTGAGGCGCTCGGCGCAATCACAGACCTTGAGGAAGGCTTTGTGGTGGCGCGCGCGGAAAAGCTGCGCGGCGCAACCTTTGAGTTTCCGATTTCCAGCGTCGGCGCAACGGGGAATGTGCTGATGGCGTCCGTGCTGGCTTCAGGCCGGACCGTGCTGAAGAACTGTGCCGTGGAACCGGAGATCTCGCAGCTTGCCAAGTTTCTGACGCGGATGGGCGCGGACATCGACGGCATCGGCACGCGGGAGATGGTGATCAAGGGCGTCACGGAACTGCATCCGGTGGATGCGGAGATGATTCCCGACCGCATCGAGACCGGAACCTATCTGTGCGCCGTGGGCATGGCCGGTGGCCGGGTGAAACTCGATCACTGCGAGCCGCGCCACGTGGAGTGTCCGCTCGAGCGCGCAAAGGATATGGGGCTGCATATCGAATCCGACGGGGATTCGGTGACGGTGGAACGGCGCTCTTCCAAACTGATTCCGATTGATCTAACCACGGAGCCTTATCCGGGATTTCCGACGGATTTGCAGGCGCCGTTCATGGCGATGGCCAGCCTGGCCGACGGCACGAGCCGTATCACCGATACGGTGTATCGCGACCGTTTTACCCATGTGGCCGAGCTTGCCCGGCTCGGCGCGAAGATCTCCATGCAGGAAAACACGGCCGAGATCAGCGGCATCGCGGAACTGAAAGGCGCTCCGGTGATGTCGACGGATCTGCGCGCGTCGGTGTGCCTTGTGCTGGCCGGTCTTGCGGCGCGCGGCACCACCGAAGTCAAACGCATCTACCACCTCGACCGCGGCTATGAGAAGATCGAAGAGAAGCTGTCAAAGGTCGGCGCGCGAATTTCGCGCGAGGAAGGCGAGTTGTGA
- a CDS encoding NAD(+)/NADH kinase: MILGIMGNLRKPTFRKSLPTVVAELRKRKASFVMDEAASNGLNLSSSEILPASQLADRATLILSFGGDGTLLRTARTVGDRRIPILGVNLGPGLGYLTELGLDEFYTSMDLILDEKFRTEERMMLQAEMNGGAPPIVTALNDITVGHSQISRTTQLQVIIDGKPVTTYRCDGLIVATPTGSTAYSLSAGGPILEPTLSVMIVTPISPHTLTMRPVVISANRTLEIRAGESSVLAADGENVKSLKSGDVIRVSRAPYTTVIASVTGHDFYHVLRAKLKWGTAQLEP, from the coding sequence ATGATCCTCGGAATCATGGGCAACCTCCGCAAGCCCACCTTCCGCAAATCCCTGCCGACCGTTGTCGCCGAACTGCGCAAGCGCAAGGCCTCGTTTGTCATGGATGAAGCGGCCTCCAACGGTCTGAACCTCTCCTCCTCTGAAATCCTTCCTGCTTCGCAGCTTGCCGACAGGGCCACGCTGATATTGAGCTTTGGCGGCGACGGCACTCTGCTGCGCACCGCACGTACGGTCGGAGATCGCCGCATTCCGATTCTGGGGGTAAACCTCGGACCGGGACTGGGGTATTTGACCGAGCTGGGCCTCGACGAGTTCTACACCTCGATGGATCTGATTCTCGACGAGAAATTCCGGACGGAAGAGCGGATGATGCTGCAGGCAGAGATGAACGGCGGTGCGCCGCCGATCGTCACGGCGCTGAATGACATCACCGTCGGCCACTCGCAGATTTCGCGGACGACCCAGCTTCAGGTGATCATAGACGGCAAGCCCGTCACCACCTACCGCTGCGACGGATTGATCGTCGCCACGCCTACCGGGTCCACGGCGTACAGCCTTTCGGCGGGCGGACCGATTCTCGAGCCGACACTCAGCGTGATGATCGTCACTCCGATTAGCCCGCACACGCTGACGATGCGGCCGGTGGTGATTTCGGCGAACCGCACCCTGGAAATTCGCGCAGGCGAGAGTTCGGTGCTGGCGGCAGACGGCGAAAATGTGAAGTCGCTGAAGAGCGGAGACGTGATCCGCGTCAGCCGCGCGCCCTACACCACGGTGATTGCCAGTGTAACGGGACACGATTTCTATCACGTGCTGCGCGCCAAGCTGAAGTGGGGCACCGCCCAGCTTGAACCCTAA
- the xseB gene encoding exodeoxyribonuclease VII small subunit: MSPTESQKNEAGQPPSFEAALERLEKLVSNLESGDVPLEQSLQAFEEGQRLIKFCEQKLQTAERALKQLAKEADEALGRSDDRPATS, translated from the coding sequence ATGAGCCCCACTGAGTCGCAAAAGAACGAGGCCGGACAGCCGCCGTCGTTTGAAGCCGCTTTAGAGCGGCTGGAGAAGCTGGTGTCTAATCTCGAATCCGGAGACGTGCCGCTCGAGCAGTCGCTCCAAGCCTTCGAGGAAGGACAGCGTTTGATCAAATTCTGTGAACAGAAACTCCAGACGGCAGAGCGGGCGCTCAAGCAGCTCGCCAAAGAGGCCGATGAGGCTTTGGGCCGCTCTGATGACCGTCCGGCAACGTCGTAA
- the ribH gene encoding 6,7-dimethyl-8-ribityllumazine synthase, translated as MKLSEPTPLALDASGLRFAIVVARFNETVTRALLDGAVSALKERGAKEDQIEVAWVPGAFELPLVAQVQANRFDISAVICLGAVIRGETPHFEYVSHAAATGILRVSLESGKPVAFGVLTTDTPEQAYERAGGKVGNKGADAALTALEMVHLLTRLEDTATPL; from the coding sequence GTGAAACTCAGCGAACCGACACCACTTGCCCTCGATGCATCGGGATTGCGCTTTGCGATTGTCGTGGCGCGGTTCAATGAAACCGTCACGCGGGCGCTACTGGACGGCGCGGTGAGCGCGCTGAAGGAGCGGGGAGCTAAAGAAGATCAAATTGAAGTCGCATGGGTGCCGGGAGCCTTCGAACTGCCGCTGGTAGCGCAGGTTCAGGCCAACCGGTTCGATATTTCAGCGGTGATTTGCCTCGGGGCGGTGATCCGTGGGGAGACGCCGCACTTTGAGTATGTCAGTCACGCGGCAGCGACAGGAATTTTGCGCGTAAGCCTGGAATCCGGCAAGCCAGTGGCCTTCGGAGTGCTGACGACGGATACTCCGGAACAGGCGTATGAACGTGCCGGTGGCAAGGTAGGGAATAAGGGAGCGGATGCGGCGCTGACCGCGCTGGAAATGGTTCACCTGCTCACGCGGCTGGAGGACACGGCAACACCTTTGTGA
- a CDS encoding LysM peptidoglycan-binding domain-containing protein, whose protein sequence is MRPTLILLVALVPTLLLTARVDAAHSATTTASSETKQLLSSRPIGDNSQLTERQKWSLARDAFDKAQAEEKRKDNEAAAYYYEVALELLGSLDMASIEVPTRRVLDLQSKVLKKYNSFLASIDNLPSTAGPVAILESSAPSDEADTESLPEKPAPDLIAPQATLRPDRTQLPNVPMTMNAAVAGQITFFMNRGRKVMMKWMERAAYMFPRLRPIMAEEGIPQEVLFLAMIESGLNPRAYSYAHAAGVWQFIPSSGRIYGLDVGRLYDERMHVEESTRAACQYLRKLYDEFGDWYLAFAAYNCGELRVEREIAHSRTRDYFGLKKLPAQTRSYVPAYLATRAICENPGQYGFPPLSPETPYGGVDVWVNGSYRLDHVAQAAGVDPETVADLNPEFVQGVTPSGSPVRVRLPRKADKDFESRLAALPRTVIPETGVHKVRRGETLAEIAQLYDTTPNAIRTLSENRKVNFKKLRGGMQLAVPLGQKVEPKVEPSQIAAADVSKSAAAPKTAAPAPVSKTDTGEARTVAAVNTNAPANHEIIYTVHKGESIGQISRQLGVSVDEIVSQNHISNPNKVLPGSKLKIMIQGAPEVAQTPEPAPKAEASAAKKVDSKRFTHTVQPGDTVWSIARTYGQDPHKILHWNGLTRESTLYPGQELIINQ, encoded by the coding sequence TTGGTGATAACAGCCAACTTACCGAGCGCCAGAAATGGAGCCTTGCGCGTGATGCCTTCGACAAAGCGCAAGCGGAAGAGAAGCGGAAGGACAACGAAGCTGCGGCCTACTACTATGAGGTTGCTCTCGAACTGTTAGGCAGTTTGGACATGGCCTCGATTGAAGTGCCGACCCGGCGTGTCCTGGATTTGCAAAGCAAGGTTCTCAAGAAGTACAACTCGTTCCTTGCGTCCATCGACAATCTGCCTTCTACCGCCGGCCCGGTGGCGATTCTGGAATCGTCCGCACCGTCCGATGAGGCCGATACCGAGAGTCTGCCCGAAAAGCCTGCTCCGGATCTGATTGCCCCGCAGGCGACCCTTCGTCCGGACCGGACTCAGCTTCCGAACGTCCCCATGACGATGAATGCCGCGGTAGCCGGGCAAATCACGTTCTTCATGAATCGTGGCCGTAAGGTTATGATGAAGTGGATGGAACGTGCTGCCTATATGTTCCCGCGTCTGCGGCCAATCATGGCCGAAGAGGGCATCCCGCAGGAAGTTCTGTTTTTGGCGATGATCGAATCGGGATTGAATCCCCGAGCGTATTCGTATGCGCACGCGGCCGGTGTCTGGCAGTTCATTCCGTCCAGTGGCCGGATTTATGGTCTCGACGTGGGCCGTCTGTATGATGAGCGCATGCACGTGGAAGAGTCCACTCGCGCGGCCTGCCAGTATCTGCGCAAGCTCTACGATGAGTTCGGCGATTGGTATCTGGCATTTGCGGCTTACAATTGCGGCGAATTGCGCGTGGAGCGTGAGATCGCCCACAGTCGGACGCGCGACTATTTTGGTTTGAAGAAGCTGCCGGCTCAGACCCGCAGCTATGTTCCGGCTTATCTAGCCACGCGAGCCATTTGCGAGAATCCCGGCCAGTACGGGTTTCCTCCCTTAAGTCCTGAGACTCCGTATGGCGGTGTGGACGTGTGGGTGAATGGAAGCTATCGGCTGGATCATGTCGCTCAGGCCGCCGGAGTGGATCCGGAAACTGTGGCGGATCTCAACCCGGAGTTTGTGCAGGGTGTGACGCCGTCAGGCTCTCCGGTGCGCGTCCGTCTGCCCCGTAAGGCGGACAAAGATTTTGAAAGTCGCCTGGCTGCGCTGCCCCGCACCGTGATTCCGGAGACCGGAGTTCACAAGGTGCGTCGCGGCGAAACGCTGGCGGAAATTGCGCAACTCTACGACACGACGCCGAACGCGATTCGTACGCTGTCGGAAAATCGCAAGGTGAATTTCAAGAAGTTGCGCGGCGGTATGCAACTGGCCGTTCCGCTGGGACAGAAGGTCGAACCGAAGGTGGAGCCTTCGCAGATCGCGGCGGCAGACGTATCGAAGAGCGCGGCAGCACCGAAGACGGCAGCGCCGGCACCGGTCTCCAAGACGGATACGGGCGAAGCCAGGACCGTTGCGGCGGTGAACACGAACGCACCGGCGAACCACGAGATTATCTATACGGTTCATAAGGGCGAGAGCATCGGCCAGATCAGCCGCCAATTGGGCGTGTCGGTCGATGAAATCGTGAGCCAGAACCATATTTCGAATCCGAATAAGGTGCTGCCGGGCAGCAAACTGAAGATCATGATTCAGGGTGCGCCGGAAGTGGCTCAGACGCCGGAGCCGGCTCCGAAGGCCGAGGCCAGCGCGGCGAAGAAAGTTGACTCGAAGCGATTCACGCACACCGTCCAGCCGGGGGACACCGTTTGGTCCATCGCGCGGACGTACGGACAGGATCCGCACAAAATCTTACATTGGAATGGCCTGACCCGCGAAAGTACCCTATATCCCGGTCAGGAACTTATTATTAACCAATAA
- a CDS encoding HU family DNA-binding protein, producing MTKQDLVDRLSNEIGMPKLEVQTVVDGLLSLVMDSVASGQRVELRRFGVWKPVNRKGRKVRTPGGIHEIDVPDRPSVVFVPSTEFRARVSDLKFEEAGTV from the coding sequence ATGACCAAGCAGGATCTGGTTGATCGCCTGTCCAATGAGATCGGCATGCCGAAGCTCGAAGTCCAGACGGTAGTCGACGGGCTACTCAGTCTGGTAATGGATTCGGTTGCCAGTGGACAGCGGGTGGAATTGCGCAGGTTCGGCGTGTGGAAACCGGTGAACCGCAAAGGCAGGAAAGTACGGACGCCGGGTGGCATACACGAAATTGACGTTCCGGACAGACCCTCCGTTGTCTTCGTCCCATCCACAGAGTTTCGCGCGCGGGTGAGCGACCTCAAGTTTGAGGAAGCAGGGACTGTATAG
- the xseA gene encoding exodeoxyribonuclease VII large subunit — translation MSQQEKIYTVTQITREIKRVIHEGFGALWVEGEISGYKRHTSGHHYFTLKDGASQMSCAMWKMSAGWLTFQPQDGMKVQVWGNLEVYEPAGRYQLIALQMRPSGVGELQRAFEVLVQKLRAEGLFELERKRPLPPYPETIGLITSADGAALHDMRTVAARRWPGVQLVLAPVKVQGTGAAQEIASAIRAFNREGLADVLVVGRGGGSLEDLWAFNEEIVARAIFESRIPVVSAVGHEVDFTVADLVADVRAPTPSAAMELVLPDCQDVADYVAELKRRLASRRVEQLRSLRQRLDALSRHWALRQPVNLVHANTQRLDDLHSRLEAASSRLLKDKQHSLERVRELLTLFHPQAILERGYAVVRDGDGQYVRDVRALTPGAGVSIFFARGRADAQIQHIHDNGNLDEPH, via the coding sequence ATGTCCCAGCAGGAAAAGATCTATACCGTCACTCAAATTACCCGGGAAATCAAACGGGTAATTCACGAAGGCTTTGGAGCCTTGTGGGTGGAAGGCGAGATCTCCGGCTATAAACGCCACACGTCAGGACACCATTATTTCACCTTGAAGGATGGCGCCTCACAGATGTCCTGTGCGATGTGGAAGATGAGTGCGGGGTGGCTGACCTTTCAGCCACAAGACGGGATGAAAGTGCAGGTGTGGGGCAACCTTGAGGTCTATGAGCCTGCGGGACGCTATCAGCTCATTGCGCTGCAGATGCGGCCATCCGGTGTGGGTGAACTGCAGAGAGCCTTTGAGGTGCTTGTGCAGAAGCTTCGCGCCGAGGGGCTGTTCGAATTGGAACGCAAACGGCCTTTGCCTCCGTATCCGGAGACCATAGGCCTGATCACCTCGGCAGATGGCGCGGCCCTCCACGATATGCGCACCGTGGCGGCCCGCCGTTGGCCTGGCGTCCAGCTTGTGCTGGCGCCGGTCAAAGTGCAGGGGACAGGAGCCGCGCAGGAAATTGCCTCCGCTATTCGCGCCTTCAACCGTGAAGGTCTGGCCGATGTGCTGGTGGTGGGGCGGGGAGGCGGTTCCCTTGAAGACTTGTGGGCCTTCAATGAAGAAATCGTCGCCCGGGCGATTTTCGAATCCCGAATTCCCGTGGTTTCCGCTGTGGGACATGAAGTGGACTTCACGGTAGCCGACTTAGTGGCGGATGTCCGCGCGCCCACGCCTTCGGCAGCCATGGAACTGGTGCTCCCGGACTGTCAGGATGTGGCGGACTATGTCGCCGAGTTGAAGCGACGGCTGGCATCGCGGCGGGTGGAGCAATTGCGCAGTCTCCGCCAGAGGCTTGACGCCCTTTCACGGCACTGGGCCTTGCGTCAGCCGGTGAATCTGGTGCATGCGAATACCCAGCGGCTGGATGATTTGCACTCCCGGCTGGAGGCTGCCTCGTCACGGTTGCTGAAAGACAAACAACATTCGCTGGAACGCGTCCGCGAACTCTTGACTCTTTTCCATCCGCAAGCTATACTGGAGAGAGGGTATGCGGTCGTACGGGACGGGGATGGACAGTATGTGCGGGACGTGCGGGCGCTGACTCCGGGCGCAGGAGTTTCGATCTTTTTTGCCCGTGGCCGGGCCGACGCGCAGATCCAGCACATTCACGATAACGGGAATCTTGATGAGCCCCACTGA
- the recN gene encoding DNA repair protein RecN — MLRQLVIRDYLLVRRATLDFSDGLTVLTGETGAGKSMVLGALDVLLGERVPKDAVAAGAERAVIEGTFVLERPELLSGVISKDDYDLDGELLLRREIPRQGRVRSWLNDHPLPQDALARLRDALCDFHGQREHQSLFKPALQLEFLDDFGDNKAHVQNMARLFALRSQQKRELVAAQAALSAHRKDRALLEYQLEEIERLGLKAGEEEQVEARLAKLEGAEKLSAEASRLLGILSESEPSVVGLAGMAKMVAAGIVKTDRDLAQVADELSEITSRLKDIAGDVRHYLDTLNFDDAELTRLRERRSVLWELRRKHGMNLEQILARAGELKTLLEEGETLEQQCDDLGAALKKLDTELVASAQELSRRRHAAAGEFAQRVVTALRPLGFPEPQFLVPVQTLPEPFDPEQIGSSGADKVEYQFSANPGSKPSPIGAVASGGESSRVTLAIKTVLSEKAEYPMMVYDEIDLGISGRVADQVGKALAHLSRRHQVLVITHLPQIASRADQHLAIRKSSHGDTTETTARFLSDDERIQAIAALIAGAKITDQSLASASELLRQSGKLKSLSS, encoded by the coding sequence ATGCTTCGCCAACTTGTCATTCGGGACTACCTTCTCGTGCGGCGCGCCACGCTGGACTTCTCCGACGGTCTGACGGTGCTGACCGGCGAGACCGGCGCGGGTAAGAGCATGGTGCTGGGCGCGCTGGATGTGCTGCTGGGTGAACGGGTGCCGAAAGACGCCGTAGCGGCCGGAGCCGAGCGCGCCGTCATTGAAGGCACGTTCGTGCTCGAACGGCCCGAACTGCTCAGCGGCGTGATCTCGAAGGATGATTACGATCTGGACGGCGAATTGCTGCTGCGGCGCGAGATTCCCCGGCAGGGCAGAGTGCGTTCGTGGCTGAATGATCACCCGCTTCCGCAGGATGCGCTGGCAAGATTGCGCGACGCGCTGTGCGACTTCCACGGACAGCGGGAACACCAGTCACTGTTCAAGCCCGCATTGCAGCTCGAGTTTCTCGATGATTTCGGCGACAACAAGGCCCATGTTCAAAACATGGCGCGATTGTTTGCGTTGCGGTCCCAGCAGAAGCGTGAACTGGTGGCCGCGCAGGCGGCGCTCAGCGCGCACCGCAAGGACCGGGCGCTGCTGGAATATCAGCTTGAAGAGATCGAGCGGCTGGGGCTAAAGGCCGGCGAAGAGGAGCAGGTGGAAGCGCGGCTGGCCAAACTTGAAGGCGCGGAGAAGTTGTCCGCGGAAGCTTCGCGGCTGCTTGGTATACTTTCCGAATCCGAACCGTCGGTGGTCGGGTTGGCGGGAATGGCAAAGATGGTTGCAGCGGGGATTGTCAAGACGGATCGCGATCTGGCACAAGTGGCGGACGAACTCTCCGAGATTACTTCGCGTTTGAAAGACATCGCCGGGGACGTGCGGCACTATCTCGACACTCTCAATTTCGATGACGCCGAACTGACGCGGCTGCGCGAGCGGCGCTCGGTCTTGTGGGAACTGCGACGCAAGCACGGCATGAATCTGGAACAGATTCTGGCGCGGGCCGGAGAATTGAAAACTCTGCTGGAAGAAGGCGAGACCCTTGAACAGCAGTGTGACGATCTCGGGGCGGCGCTAAAAAAGCTGGACACGGAGCTGGTGGCCTCGGCGCAGGAACTGTCGAGGCGGCGGCACGCAGCGGCGGGAGAATTTGCGCAGCGCGTGGTAACGGCCCTGAGGCCGCTGGGATTTCCCGAGCCGCAATTCCTCGTTCCGGTGCAGACGCTGCCCGAGCCGTTTGATCCCGAGCAGATCGGTTCGAGCGGCGCGGACAAGGTGGAGTATCAGTTTTCCGCCAATCCGGGCAGCAAGCCTTCTCCCATCGGCGCGGTGGCCTCGGGCGGAGAATCGTCCCGCGTCACGCTGGCGATCAAGACCGTGCTTTCGGAGAAGGCCGAGTATCCGATGATGGTCTACGACGAAATCGACCTTGGTATTTCGGGTCGCGTCGCCGATCAGGTTGGTAAGGCACTGGCGCATCTGTCGCGCCGCCATCAGGTGCTGGTGATCACGCACCTCCCGCAAATTGCATCACGCGCGGACCAGCATCTGGCGATCCGCAAATCATCTCACGGTGACACAACAGAGACGACGGCCCGCTTCCTGTCGGATGACGAGCGGATTCAGGCCATCGCCGCGCTCATCGCCGGGGCAAAGATCACCGATCAATCCCTCGCTTCGGCCAGCGAACTGCTGCGCCAGAGCGGCAAACTCAAAAGCCTTTCCTCTTAA